The DNA region catatcacaattggattatgctcgtgtgttgggatgcttaatgtatatcatgaattgtacacgaccagatatagcttgtgctataagtaaactgagtcgatatacgagcaatccaggccaatctcattggatggcaatgaaacgagttttgggatatttagaacatacccagaactttgacttgcactacagtaaattccctgcggtgattaagggatactgtgatgcaaattggatcaccggttcaactgattctaagtccacgagtggatatgtattcactattggtggaggagcgatatcttggaagtcatccaaacaaacatgtattgcccgctctacaatggaggctgaattcatagccttagataaagccggtgaagaagctgaatggctccgaaatttcttggaagacattccattttggcccaaactgttggcaccaatatgcatacattgtgatagtcaagcggcaattggaagggctgggagcggtatgtataacggtaaatctcgtcatatacgacgaagacataaaaccgttaggcaattactctctagaggaattatcacgattgactatgtaaagtcaagtgataatatgtcggatccacttacaaaaggcctaactagagaggtagttgagaaatcatcaaggggaatggggctatggccgagaacaagtcattgtggcggtaactctacctagaagactggagatcccaagatctaggttcaaggagatcaaacaaagtcattaatgacggttcaagattgtcaaataaaattttagtccgttcttgtgatgagacaatgttcagtaccaaggataaagcattaaggctttttaatgatttctaaatttgatacggggtatatcaaatagtgtatctacaggatgacacgtttaggaatcacctatgtaagtgtgaagtgttagccgcttcaaggagaactttgtaaggccagttctctacgcacttatgaaaccagacggtgttcatggctgaaacgaacacaacaatgaggaccaaagacggttaagggttgattgcgtgacttatggttgtctaggtatacaccaaagatcgacggttcaaagatatcaaatctaccgattgaccgagtatatccgacataagtttactacggaaagttcaaagggaaacctacttatccagatgcgattaatccttacttgtaaatcacacagtttttccatgcatacttccgtgatatagccattccccattcatgtgggggattgttgaggttttatttttaagatgaaatagtcttaaaatgagagtgaatgggaaatggagggaaaatgaaatttttgagtaaaattttaagttttcccctcttgacaatgagacattgtcccatattggaataagtaaagatttttggtgggtatatatataattgctcttcttgtagctcttaaagagttaagaagaaagcaagcctcgcgctgtcgtcgtcgtcgctcgctcggctcggctcggcttcggcttcggcttcggcttcggctacggctacggctacggcttcggcttcggcttgggattcggatttggtcaaatgatcgattgattgattaattttttggaccaaatttatttgttaatagtaaatattaacgtaagattatccgcatttgtaacggatattttccaatctgcgtattgaccatttggcagccgcctaatgctcttcccaccatgaatgtgcttgctccacaaacaagctaatgcttgctccaccatagAGGGTGGGCGattggtcttcttcaacactggctgctatatatatgtgcagcagctgttgaagaaagacacacaacaCACAATACATAACactgaaatcgctcaacagatttggctatacattgcactccttcctctcagcatttccatacgattttctgattttctactctttcgttctgcattgtttttaacttcaaacaaagcaactgtaagtgtgatttgctaccgaactttgtgttcgctgaaacactggggtttgaagtaccactacaccagtgtgttattcgttctatccttggaggaaataatccataaccttgggtactaggaggggattaaattccttaaggaaacactgtgaattcagtgggctcgaatttattactgtttcattacgataacttttattttgcagaattattatttataaatacagtaatattggcgggactaataAAAACTAACTACTAGGCGTCACTGACACACACGTACCTCTTCTGACTACCTTCACTAACAATTTTAACTACTAACTCGACTACTCTTTATCATTTAATTATGGATTTAACTATGATTACTCCCTAACTGTGGTTATTACATACATATACGTATCAGACTTCGTCCAAAGCTATTTGATTCACACAACCTGTACTAGCAGTTAGAATTCTTTTTGATGTGAAAAGAATGGAAATTAATGTAATGAGTAACATAAAAGGGAAGTCGGCTTAGCAACATCTTCATGATTAAGGTGcgaaaagagtttttccaatagACCAAAGTCAGTTGGTAAGAGTACTAACGTGTGATGTGACGTGAATACTttgaatgaaaaaggaaaattcCCCTCTACTATTCGCATAGGGACACTTTTGCTCTCGGTTAATAGTTGAGCATTTTTTTGGCCATGCCGTTACGAAATTGGCACATATTCTCCCTTTGATTTGTGATTTACTTTTACTCTTTTTCACTAACGGagccattttaaaaataaaaaataaatatgaaaaaggTCCAAAAATGTATCTCAAGTTTGCAAAATATTTACTTTTGCCCtcaatataataatttaattaatatttctcCTTTTCACTCTTTCTATAAATAGTTCTTTTCCTATTTTGCCAAGTATTCTAATTCTTTATTTGGTAGCCAAAGCCACTAATGACGAGAATCTGTTCTACTTTTCGGGattaaatttgaaatgaatttatCTCGCATTTGGTTGGAATAATATTGCAGTATAACTAATTTCAGAATCGTAGTGTTATTTTTATCTCTATGGGAGGGTGGGATAATTAATCCCGAGATAATTAATCATGAGATAATTTATTTCcgaaccaaacaaccccttatcTTTGATGCATGAGGTTAGACTTAGGCTTATTCCTTCAAGTCATTATAtttcaattaagaaaatattcaaCCTTACACTCTAGGTTATAATTAGGTGATTCTTAAGGAAAATAGTAATGTATCTATATCTATAGATACATTAAGAATCCGGTTACAAAGTAAAAGAGCTGCATCCAATAAGAATTCGATTACCCTTTTAATTACGTCATGATTACCTTTTCCCCAAGACATCCAAAATCATTCACGCGGGACCCACTCTTGGCTATTGTGACAGCCTTTAATAGACTTTATCATTTGTCTTTTCTCTTTCTAAATTCTAACTTCTCAAAACATGGGATTCCCTAGCCAGTAACAATCATAATATTAGGTTTAATTAAGAAAATGAAACAGAATAGTCTTGAAAGGATCTATGCTTAATATTTGGATTAAATTTTGATTCAAAAAAATTAACATGAAAATTGATAAGATGGAGGGAGTACTTTAATGATGTATTGTATCCTTATCAAATATATAAATTAGATATCTTACtaaaatatacaacaacaacaacaacaacccagtataatctcactagtggggtctggggagaatAGTTtatacgcagactttacccctaccctgggtagagaggctgtttccgataaaccttcggcttcctccctccaagaactcctcaccttgctcttggggtgactcgaactcacaacctattTGTTGGACGTGGAGGGTGCTTACTACTAGAGATGTTACTAAAATATACACTTAATGAAATTAAAATACGTACTTAAAGAAATTTGACTctacaaaaatattatatttatttatgtgaTTATAAATAATCATATTAAGATTAAATTGAGGAGTTTAAAATTAGTTCTCTTGTAAAGAAAAATATCCATCTATTTGGTACAAAGTATAAAAAAGAGTATCACATAAGACGGAACGTGGATAaacttttttaattcttttgtaTGCTTAATTTGGATTGAACTTTGCTTCAACACAAttaacatgaaaatttataaGATGGAGGGAGTACTTTGATGTTGTCTTGTATTCTTATCAAACATATAAATGAGATATCTTACTAAGATATACACTTAAAGAAACTAAAATATGTAAGTAAAGAAATTTGTGTAAaaacatattatatatatttgcATGGCTATAAATAATCATATTAAGACTAAATTGAGAAGTTTAAAATTAGTTTCTTCCTAAAAAATGTCATTTTGTTtgatacaaaataaataaaaaagagtaTCTCATAAAAGAGTACGTGGTAAACCTTTTAAATTCTTTGGTATTCAATTTTGAATAAATGTCTACAAACATTAGTATAGAATTCTTCATTGTTTtattttacataatatctttAATTACGAGAAACTTTATTAGTCTTATACTATAATACAGGTGTAGCAATATGATATTGTTGAAATTTCTTAAtagttattttaaaaataaaaggtgGTCCCGAAAAGACAAAGATAAGTTACTAAGTCAATTTGTTTTTGCACTTCTAACTAATTTATTTACTTATGATCATGTATATATATCGCGTTAATTCAAGAGTCTTAAAAGATGGCATTGTTTAGCTGTAAATGTTCGACGAAAAGAGCATAAAAACCATATTTTAAAATACATTATAATAAAGTTTATTTATGAAATGAAAACATTGTTGCAATGTGCAAAGAATTATCCAATACCATTTACCTAATAAAATTACTCGAGAAAATTTTATATATCAACTTTATTTGTTTGGGCTGTGTCGCCTCATTATATGAAAAGTATTATTCTGGTGTGTACAATAAATTTATAAGAGGTAGTTGTTGTCTGTCTTTCTCATATAAGATTATCTAAGCAACTTACTTTTTGCGACAATACATGATCAATATTAGGGGTGCCAATGGATATTTAAAACCAACTAAATCGGCCGAATCGTATCGCTTCGAactgatttttaggtttcttttaataaaatcataggtttttatataaatctataactgtaTTGATAATTAgggtatattttttattttatgaaaataaaccgaaaaaataccgaactgtaccaaataaatttacatgggaaaatatatttatatattaagtttaaaaataataaagcattaaatttttccttGGGTCTTGAAATTATGAAAACGGTTACAaggcaacaagtaattaaactcaaaatcttaaTTCTGAAACCTATTATACTAATcatattgaaactaaattatttccagcatattatTATCAAGACACAAGATATTCTAgagattatgagtagcaaactacaatgtattgaatatatttcctttcgtataatttaaatttatatttttaaatatttgatcttctatagactttattcttaaGTCCAGGCTTgcttaatatctttccactcttgttatattttctttgtctttgcaCAATTTCTATTGAGCTTGATGGATCTATACTATGGTCATCTTTCATAGTTTCTTAATTCATACcgttaaacagtaaaaatgtctgGAGAGTTTTGGTAAGTCCTATAAAAATacatatgttattgcattctgcTTCTACTAGTAACTTTTAaatgacatttaaaaaaataacaaaaattaaccGAACTGTACCGATACcaaagagaaaccgacatgattgttATGGTTtctaaaagtctaattttggttatgcatgatagaataaccgaaaaattggtatgatacaaattttataaagtaACCAGCCGAACTGAACCACTGACACCCCTAATCAATATATCATTTATAGTGTGCATGAAATTTGTTTCATTGGTAGAATCAATTGCCAAATTAAAAGTTAACATTTAATATTTTGCTTACtataaaattagaaaactaaAAACATTTGACAGTTCAACAGGATAAGCATGTTAAGGCTCAGTTGGATTTGAAAAACTTATTGGTGTATAAATATATTCTAAACAAAATCTATCTAGGAAAAACGATTGTACATCTCAATAAAAGTAAAATAGAAGTCAAACATATCGGGTAATagtgattttatatggtatttgTGAACATATTTAAGgtagtttatgatgttttacaATGATGAGTTGTTGTGacatttattttttactattgctaagggtttcttttttttttcttaattgcaaaatgggttcgttacatttattgttgttttgataaaTTGATTATTGgggtttgttcttgatgatatttggaggttatgtttcaaatttgaagtagatttaggtattaaatcgtatattgtattgttaaaattcgaagaataaatttctgtttctgggcaatttgcacttcaggcctacttggccttaagtgcatgaaaacgttggttgcacttcagaccttttggccttaagtgcacctgaagtgtaatttttcacttaaGACTTATTAGGTTTAAGTGTAGGAAAACATTTGTTGCACTTAGACCTTTTGActttaagtgcatctgaagtgcaatttttcacttcacacttattggccttaagtgcatgaaaccattgattgcacttcagacctatttgaccTTAAGTGTATCtaaagtgtaatttttcacttcaaactTATTCGCTTTAAGTGtaggaaaacgtttgttgcacttcagaccttttggccttaagtgcatatgaagtacaatttttcacttcagacttattggtaTTAAGTGCATGAAACAATTGGTTGCACTTCAAACCTATTTggtcttaagtgcatctgaagtgtaattttttcacttcagactagtttttattttaacttcagacccgataagtctgaagttgatcgtaaagtggGTAGGCTTGCATATTTTTTTGCAAACTGGGTATAAGTTTAATTGTGATTTCAAaatcgggtatagatgcaaaaccCCATTCAAATACTCTTGCAGGCTTTAATTTTTTGAATTGGGCCCGGGCTTTGCACAGGCTAAATATAACTAGTTTAGGTAATCTTACAGAAATGTCCCAAAAAAAGTcccaacttaccaacctctagccattaatcatagacttaccaaagattaaaaccataaaaatattaaaaccaaAGAAATAAGTCCGAGATCACACACAAAGATCTCCTTTCATATTTTAAAGTGTGATTAGCatcattagatgcaagacggaaaggaaatttcatggatgaggtagcaaataaggtgataaaataccaatatatatatatatatatatatatatatatatatatatatatatatatatatatatatatatatatatatacacacacacacacacactaagcAAAAAGGAACTTTTTTCAATGAGTATGTTTgagattcattgaaaacatatagataagtcaatatacaaaaattGAGGAAGATTAGAggtgatttggtatcaaaattcgtagttaaaatcgagttcaaaaaattcttcagCGACACATggatcaaacatgtatcacgcatgtatctcacacacatgtatacatggatattcatgtgatacacatttgatacaaatatgatacatttgtgatacacagtgtgatacacctatcattttttttcatatcttctatttcaaattttcaattcaaatcacctcaaaactccaccaaatcatcccaaaaactGAGATTAAATCTCCTTAAGAtatacccaatctattctaataatacccactcaaaagaaagcaaaaaattgacctttttttttgttacaaatagctaattggctaatattttgtgaattggccaatttttataataagctacttataaatggacatagccgATATTTTTTCACTAGTTTAAGTAGAAACGGAGATGTAAGCATGTTATTTCAGAAATGagaaacatatatatttttgtatgaaGCAGTAAATTAAGCTAAAAAGTAGAAAATGCCTTCAATGTTAAGATCCTGCTACTTAATTCACCAAACTAACTACATTCTGTAAATGTAAGGGGAATCTTGGTGTAACTGGTAAaattgttgccatgtgaccaggaaaggaggtcacgggttcaagccgtggaaacaacctcttgcagaaatacagaGTAAAACCGCGTACAATGGACcattgtggtccggcccttccccggacccgcGCATAGaaaggagcttagtgcaccggactgcccgCTAATGAATCCGATCCCCTACTTTGCTGGGACCAACACTTTCCTAAGCTGAAAACTAACCTTATAGTTCATCCATTGTACTTGACAAGCATCTCAAATTTTCCGGAATAATCCGAAATTTAATCTGTCTGAGCAAAATTTAGCTCCCAGTTTGAAACTAGTAATTTTCATCCTGCCAAATAGGAAAGGCACAAAGGTTCTTGGCAAAAAAGATATCTTCATCAGAATTCAGAAGCAATATTGGTGTTTCAACAGTGGTTAGTTTTGTATAGAATGATTCCATATGGTCACAACAAAGAGCTAATATTCACATTGTAAGTGCAACACAGGGAACTAAATTTGACATCAAGTTCTAATCAAGGGCGcagctcggtgcactaagcttccgctatgtgcggggtccggGATAGgatcggaccacaagggtctattgtacacagtcttaccttgcatttctaCAAAATGTTGTTTCCACTGCAAGAGCTAATATTCACAATACAACAATAATTTCCAATCAGTAAAGAGTTGGAAAAAGACATTTTATTCCATTGAAAGAGAGAATCACCTAGTCAATTCGAGAGAACTGCACAAGTGAAACCATCGTTCACAAGCTTGATAATGGCATCTCGAAACCTATAATAATCCTCGATGGTATTGTAAACTTGATGGGAGATCCTAGCATAACCTGTTATCGGATTTACCTCCCCTTCCAATGGCGCCCTGTAATATATCGGAACCTCAACCTTGAACGAAACCCTCAAATGAGTCCTCAACTTCAAAGCATCCGAATCACTAGAAATCCCTAAACATGCAGGCATTCCAACCATGGCCATACTCGAACACATTTCTGATGGCGTCCCCAATTTCGTCCCCCACGCCTTCACCAACATCTCTGCCATTTCAACAACCTTATCATGGTTCCTTCTCCTAATTCCCTCAATCCCGCCTTCAAACCTGTTCACAAACTCCACTACCTCCGGTATCACCAATTGTGCACTATAATCCCTCGTCCCAATCCAAGTACTCTCGATTGGCAACCCGTTCCCATACTCATTCGATACCACAGGATGATGCAAATCCAATACCTTATCCGATTTCTTACAATACAAAAACGCCGCGGAAGGCGGAGAAAAAAACCATTTATGCAAATTACTAGTATAAAAATCAGCTCCAATATCACCTACATCAACTTCAACATTTCCAATAGCATGAGCAccatcaacaaaaataatatccaCGCCTTCATTTCTACACATCTCAACAAGTTCCTTAACAGGTATAACAACACTAGGCATAGAAGTAATATGATCAATTACAGCTAACCTAATTTTCCCTCCATTAATTTTCCCCATTTTAAGAGCTTTATCAAATTCAGTAATAATTTCTTCATTCGACAATAACGGAAAAGGTAACTGGACCTCAATTACCTTGCCGCCGGCGCGTGCAACATACGCCTGAACGGATTTTTTAACTGAACCATAAGCGTAATGGAGCATAACGGCAGCGTCACCGGGTTGAAAATTGGAAGTAAAGAAAGACCAAGTGACGTGTTGGAGGACGATTGCGGCGGCTGTTGTGGCGTTATCGACGATAGAGATTTCGTCGACATCTTCGGCGTTGACTAAGGATTGGATTAAGGTACGGGATTTAAGCATGGAGGGTTTCAAAGTGTTGAAGTAGAAGTAATCGGGTTGTTTAAGGAATTGAAGTTGCCATTGTTGTTGGGCAGAGATTATTGATAACGGGCATGATCCGAAGCTGCCGTTGTTGATGCGGGCTACGGTTAGGTCGTGGTGTGAGAACTCTGCCTCAATTTCGGTTCCGGTTATGGGTTTAAGTTCGGGTTTTGAGGTGGTTGTTGGGCCATTTTCATGGCGGAGTTTAGGGGAAGAAGACATGGTTGGAAGTTGGAACTCAGAAATTTCAGCTAAAGCGACGACTTTCTTAGAGTTCAACCCAATAAATTAGTGTATTTGATTTGGTTGTGGGAGACACTAGTGCGACAGTGTTTTAGAAAATGCTTGTATGACATGGGAACAGGCAACCATTAATGGAAGAAGACAAAACTTGTAAGTATAAAGTAGGAGTAGTTTATCTTGAAACACTACGTAGCGGGGTAAACAAATTTAAGTTAGCATTAACTACAATATTCATTTTAAGCAGGATCAGAGTTAGAATCCTGAATACGGTTCAGTCGAATGTGTAATAACTTTTATTTAAATAGTATTCTCTCCAattcactttaattaattttttttactgttATCACACATATTAAGAATTcactttttaatattaattaacaataaaattaacTATGTTAAACTTAATTTgttcattaaaaatataataaattctccTAAGTTCTTTACTCCAAcgacaactttgaaaaaaagaatttaattccttcttaataaaaaaaattaaatattgtgaaccacaaaaaaagaccaaaaaatcaattaaagtggacaAGAGGAAATATAATTAGCAATAACTACAATATCCGTTTTAAGCAGGGGCAGAACTAGAAGAATGAATTCTGAGTTCGGTCACAcccaataatttttatttaaataaaataattatattaaaaagttcattaaatatgtataaatattaaatttagaactaAGTTTGGAGCACTTGAAATTATGTTCTAAAATCCAGCACCTATAAAATTGAAAGggatttttacacaaatagctTGCGGGATttactgtttactttttctaaccggtatacataaattatatattgatgatatacaGTTATACACATTTTATACATGAattttacatatattatatatccaACGGCtctttttagttttaaaaaactAGGTAGGCGGCTATTGGGGTTAATTCCTGACTCCACCTCTAATTTTAAGATATTCCGCTAAGGATGCCTCCTTAATCAAGAAATTGAGAAGATTTGTATTGGGGAAATTAGCGGCGGCATCGTAAGAAACTAGGTGGTTAGCTTTTATAGTGCAGGTATACCGATTAATTAGTTCATTGTTGTGTAAATAAAAATTATTCTGCAAATTAGTTTTGGTAATAAGTGTAATGATGGCTCAATACCAAGCCATGATGTGATAGTATTAATTATTAGGGGATACAATGATGGGTAATTCTTTAGAAGTAAAAGTTAGAGAAATTAGCTGTGCATATGTGTGAATTTTCGCTACTGTTCAACTCTCCTTACTTTGCATTAATTTTTAATGGCCAAACATATATGCGTCCACTTAAATTTGGCACCAAAATTCATTAAAACACCTCAACTTAGTCATGTTACATTTAAATACTCCAATTACATTTCAACTGTTTCACTTAAATATTAATCCatctgttttaatttatgtgaacttatttcctttttacttcgtaccaaaaagaatgacctatttccttatttggaaacaatttacctttatgtaatgatttatatccacacaaaatatatgagcttcattctacaccacaagttcaaaaatcttctctcttttcttaaacttcgtgcccagtcaaatgggttcacataaattgaaacggagggagtattttgACAACTCTAAGCAAAACTTAAGTGCGTGAACGATACTTGCCATTGACATGACAATTAACACCActaacaaaaagacaagtcagcaaaggaaaaaaatgaaaatggaagaagaatCATGTATTATTTCTGCTTTTTAGTTTTCTTTCTCCTTTACCATTTTTTTTGCTTAAGCCGTCGATCACATTATCAGAATTTTTCATGGCCTTGTTGCAAAATTCCATCACTAATTGCCAAGCTCGTTTCTCACTTCTTCCCCAGAATGCCACCACCTAAACACTTGAaaaaaaaaccagatctgaattgaaattcaacaataaaattGCCCATAGAAA from Nicotiana tabacum cultivar K326 chromosome 24, ASM71507v2, whole genome shotgun sequence includes:
- the LOC107831265 gene encoding putative L-cysteine desulfhydrase, chloroplastic, with translation MSSSPKLRHENGPTTTSKPELKPITGTEIEAEFSHHDLTVARINNGSFGSCPLSIISAQQQWQLQFLKQPDYFYFNTLKPSMLKSRTLIQSLVNAEDVDEISIVDNATTAAAIVLQHVTWSFFTSNFQPGDAAVMLHYAYGSVKKSVQAYVARAGGKVIEVQLPFPLLSNEEIITEFDKALKMGKINGGKIRLAVIDHITSMPSVVIPVKELVEMCRNEGVDIIFVDGAHAIGNVEVDVGDIGADFYTSNLHKWFFSPPSAAFLYCKKSDKVLDLHHPVVSNEYGNGLPIESTWIGTRDYSAQLVIPEVVEFVNRFEGGIEGIRRRNHDKVVEMAEMLVKAWGTKLGTPSEMCSSMAMVGMPACLGISSDSDALKLRTHLRVSFKVEVPIYYRAPLEGEVNPITGYARISHQVYNTIEDYYRFRDAIIKLVNDGFTCAVLSN